A segment of the Candidatus Doudnabacteria bacterium genome:
AAAAAAAAAGCCTGTCAAATCGACAACATAAAAACCAGGTGAGAGAACCTGGTCTTTATGTGTGTCGAAAGCCGTGCTTGGAAAATTACGATTTTGGTAACTCCAGGTCGTGAGCTTTCAATTTTGGTATCCCCGGTCCAGAACAAATCTTCGGTGGTTAAGCCTAATGATTGGGTTCCAGGCTGGAAATAAGCGAATTCAAAAAAGCGGTCTTTGTGTTTCAGCAGGGAAGAGAGGCGATAGGATTAGGTACAAACTTAAACCATCCTTCATATGTTAGGATCGTTTGCTTGTTTATTGCCTGTGCCCTGTAGCCATGTTTTTGTTTTGTCTTTGTTTCCGCTCGAGTACTTTACTCTATGTACATTATAGCAGAAAAAGTCGGACTTGTCCAGACCCTACGTAAAAAATCTCAAAAACCGGGAAATTTTACCTAAATTTTAACGATCATTGATTTAAAATCTTTTGGTATTCCAGAAAAGAGGGTGGATTTTTTGGAAACGAGGACCATGTCTTCGATCCTGACCCCGAATCTGTTAGGCAGGTAGATTCCGGGTTCGATTGTGACCACGTCATTTTTTATGATAATGTCTCCTGATGTTGCTTTAAAATTTGGCGCTTCGTGGATTTTTTTGCCAACGCCGTGGCCGGTGCCATGAATATAGTTTTTGCCAAAGCCTGCCTGATTGATTATATGACGGGCAGCAAAGTCGATCTCATCGCCAAACTTTCCCTGAGCGACTTTTTTGATCGCGGCCAGCTGCGCCCTTAAGACGATCTCGTAAATTTTTTCATGTAGTTTATTGGGACGGCCGATAAATAAAGTCCGCGTGAAATCAGAACAGTAGCCATGAACTTTGACGCCGTAATCCAGCATCAGAAAGTTGTTCTTGCCGATTTTTTTCTTGGAAGGTTTATGATGGATCTCAGCGGAACTTGAACCAAAAGAAACGATCGGAGGGAAAGCCATGCCATCACTCCCAAGTTTTTTTGCCAGAGAACGAATTTTGTTTGCCAGAGAGATTTCAGTTGCGGATTTATGCGATCTAAGGATTACTAA
Coding sequences within it:
- a CDS encoding M24 family metallopeptidase → MHKQKTSKEIKFIQTGSRIIDEIFRELLVILRSHKSATEISLANKIRSLAKKLGSDGMAFPPIVSFGSSSAEIHHKPSKKKIGKNNFLMLDYGVKVHGYCSDFTRTLFIGRPNKLHEKIYEIVLRAQLAAIKKVAQGKFGDEIDFAARHIINQAGFGKNYIHGTGHGVGKKIHEAPNFKATSGDIIIKNDVVTIEPGIYLPNRFGVRIEDMVLVSKKSTLFSGIPKDFKSMIVKI